The following proteins are co-located in the Agromyces laixinhei genome:
- a CDS encoding benzoate/H(+) symporter BenE family transporter has protein sequence MIAGLTAVGATETQAASGLFALCVATGLLCIMLPLATRMPVSFAWSTPGAALLVAAATTTQQFGAAIGAFIICGVLIVLAGLWPALGRAITSIPKPIASAMLAGILFPICVAPVFAAVEQPAIAVPMVLVWLLLARLAPRWAVPAAMLVAVIGIAVVAGPAVLASEAVRPQLQFVAPVFDPFVIVSLGLPLFIVTMAGQNVPGFAVMSAFGYRLAPRPALVASGVASTAAAFAGGHALNLAAITAAIMASPESNPDPRKRWVATFTSGIVYLLLGVGAGLAAAVVQASPPIIITAVAGLALLGALVSSLTGAFEDQDQRITAIGTFLVTASGVAVVGIGSAFWGLVVGGVLMLWLGRRATPAAAAARRSDDEEPGLDGQPV, from the coding sequence GTGATCGCGGGCCTCACCGCCGTCGGAGCGACCGAGACGCAGGCGGCGTCGGGGCTCTTCGCGCTCTGCGTGGCAACGGGTCTGCTCTGCATCATGCTGCCGCTCGCGACCCGCATGCCCGTGTCGTTCGCGTGGTCGACGCCGGGAGCGGCACTGCTCGTGGCGGCGGCCACCACCACCCAGCAGTTCGGGGCCGCGATCGGCGCGTTCATCATCTGCGGGGTGCTCATCGTGCTCGCTGGTCTGTGGCCCGCGCTGGGGCGTGCGATCACGAGCATCCCGAAGCCGATCGCGAGCGCGATGCTCGCGGGCATCCTCTTCCCGATCTGCGTTGCGCCGGTGTTCGCCGCCGTCGAGCAGCCGGCGATCGCCGTGCCCATGGTGCTCGTGTGGCTGCTGCTCGCCCGTCTCGCACCGCGCTGGGCGGTGCCGGCGGCGATGCTCGTCGCGGTGATCGGCATCGCCGTGGTGGCCGGCCCCGCGGTGCTCGCGAGCGAGGCGGTGCGACCGCAACTCCAGTTCGTGGCTCCGGTGTTCGACCCGTTCGTGATCGTGAGCCTCGGTCTCCCGCTCTTCATCGTGACGATGGCGGGCCAGAACGTGCCGGGGTTCGCCGTGATGTCTGCGTTCGGTTACCGCCTGGCCCCGCGACCGGCGCTCGTCGCATCGGGTGTCGCGTCGACCGCCGCGGCGTTCGCCGGCGGCCACGCACTCAACCTCGCCGCCATCACCGCTGCGATCATGGCGAGCCCGGAGTCGAACCCCGACCCACGCAAGCGGTGGGTCGCGACCTTCACCTCGGGCATCGTCTACCTGTTGCTCGGCGTCGGTGCCGGGCTCGCCGCCGCAGTCGTGCAGGCGTCACCGCCCATCATCATCACCGCGGTCGCGGGCCTTGCGCTGCTCGGCGCGCTGGTGTCCTCCCTGACCGGCGCCTTCGAAGACCAGGATCAGCGGATCACCGCGATCGGCACGTTCCTGGTCACCGCGTCGGGCGTCGCCGTCGTCGGCATCGGCTCCGCCTTCTGGGGGCTCGTGGTGGGTGGGGTGCTCATGCTCTGGCTCGGTCGCCGGGCGACACCCGCAGCGGCCGCAGCGCGCCGTTCAGACGATGAAGAGCCTGGTCTCGACGGGCAACCCGTCTAG
- the sepH gene encoding septation protein SepH — translation MQELKVIGVENGALLAAADDGARFRIEIDDVLQSRIRQAQPEQHAGPKPSPREVQAHIRAGMSAEEVAQVTGAAIDYIRRFEGAVLAEREHMVTSALAVPVHVAADADPADEQASFGGVIRERLAQLGAHGERWASWKDEERGWVIKLEFTAETIDHDARWGFEPRKQSLHPMNSEATTLSQQGEMKGGLIPRLRAVGPESEDSRFDSGAFTFEEPEHGDFDTAPHLEPLPYARTPQTSSPAAARAAIKRADEPKQTLGETADLLEALRRRRGEREATGSEPERPQAPSTATPMLDVPEPEQPAEEKPGAAARSIWGGKGVTGTPAARGTAKKGRASMPSWDEIVFGARTDDDLA, via the coding sequence ATGCAAGAACTCAAGGTAATCGGGGTCGAGAACGGCGCGTTGCTCGCCGCCGCCGACGATGGAGCGCGCTTCCGGATCGAGATCGACGACGTACTGCAATCTCGCATCCGCCAAGCGCAGCCGGAGCAACACGCCGGCCCCAAACCCTCTCCCCGCGAGGTGCAGGCGCACATCCGCGCCGGCATGTCCGCCGAGGAGGTCGCCCAGGTCACCGGAGCGGCGATCGACTACATCCGCCGCTTCGAAGGAGCGGTGCTCGCTGAGCGCGAACACATGGTCACCTCGGCGCTCGCCGTTCCGGTGCACGTCGCCGCCGACGCCGACCCGGCCGATGAGCAGGCTTCGTTCGGCGGTGTCATCCGCGAGCGACTCGCGCAACTCGGCGCCCACGGCGAACGCTGGGCCAGCTGGAAAGACGAGGAACGCGGCTGGGTCATCAAGCTCGAGTTCACCGCCGAGACCATCGACCATGACGCCCGATGGGGCTTCGAGCCGCGCAAGCAGTCGTTGCACCCGATGAATTCCGAGGCGACCACGCTCTCGCAGCAGGGCGAGATGAAGGGCGGACTCATCCCCCGCCTCCGAGCAGTCGGCCCCGAGTCCGAAGACTCGCGATTCGACAGTGGAGCCTTCACCTTCGAGGAACCCGAGCACGGCGACTTCGACACTGCGCCGCACCTCGAGCCGCTTCCATACGCGCGCACGCCCCAGACCTCGAGCCCGGCAGCCGCACGAGCTGCGATCAAGCGAGCGGATGAACCGAAGCAGACGCTCGGAGAAACCGCCGACCTGCTCGAGGCGCTGCGGCGCCGTCGGGGCGAACGTGAGGCCACGGGCAGCGAGCCTGAGCGACCGCAGGCACCGTCGACGGCGACCCCGATGCTCGACGTTCCCGAGCCCGAGCAGCCCGCCGAAGAGAAGCCCGGCGCGGCCGCGCGCAGCATCTGGGGCGGCAAGGGTGTCACCGGCACTCCCGCCGCACGCGGCACTGCGAAGAAGGGCCGAGCTTCGATGCCGAGCTGGGACGAGATCGTCTTCGGCGCGCGTACCGACGACGACCTCGCCTGA
- a CDS encoding DUF4193 domain-containing protein, with protein sequence MATDYDAPRKTEDDSESIEALKERVPDKMSGVVDVDDADNPGGFDLAGADLSDVELDVVVLPPQDDEFTCVNCFLVKHRSQMDHETKLGPICMECAS encoded by the coding sequence ATGGCAACGGATTACGACGCACCGAGGAAGACCGAAGACGACTCCGAGTCGATCGAGGCCCTCAAGGAGCGCGTGCCCGACAAGATGTCGGGTGTAGTGGATGTCGACGACGCCGATAACCCCGGCGGGTTCGACCTCGCTGGTGCCGATCTCTCCGACGTCGAACTCGACGTCGTGGTGCTTCCGCCGCAAGACGATGAGTTCACCTGCGTGAACTGCTTCTTGGTGAAGCACCGTTCGCAGATGGACCACGAGACGAAGCTCGGACCGATCTGCATGGAGTGCGCGTCCTAG
- a CDS encoding DUF3093 domain-containing protein, translated as MPDYREKLWPTPWMFIISLLLIPASILVLAPVSMPAGIATGVILYAGTVTALSLTAPVIEVADGRLRAGRASIALTETGVATGATDAAARVERGTGLDARAFLVIRGWVKSVVRVPIADASDPTPYWLISTRHPTELAAAINGSRRPEPAEPGV; from the coding sequence ATGCCCGACTACCGCGAGAAACTCTGGCCGACGCCGTGGATGTTCATCATCAGCCTGCTGCTGATCCCCGCGAGCATCCTGGTACTGGCGCCGGTCTCGATGCCCGCGGGCATCGCGACGGGCGTGATCCTCTACGCCGGCACGGTCACGGCCCTCAGCCTGACCGCTCCCGTCATCGAGGTGGCCGACGGCCGGCTTCGCGCAGGCCGCGCCTCGATCGCCCTCACCGAGACCGGCGTCGCGACCGGGGCGACGGACGCCGCGGCTCGCGTCGAACGCGGCACGGGTCTCGACGCCCGGGCGTTCCTCGTGATCCGGGGCTGGGTCAAGTCCGTGGTGCGGGTGCCCATCGCGGATGCATCCGACCCGACGCCGTACTGGTTGATCTCGACGCGGCATCCGACAGAACTGGCCGCCGCGATCAATGGATCACGACGGCCTGAACCTGCTGAGCCCGGCGTCTAG
- the dut gene encoding dUTP diphosphatase, translating into MTDSVDVLIAADRLPSYAHPGDAGADLHASDSVVLGPGERATVGTGVAVALPDGYVGFVVPRSGLAFKHGITIVNAPGTIDAGYRGEIKVALLNTDAREAYTIEAGDRIAQIIVMPVSRARFVEVERLPGSVRGEGGFGSTGSGEHKTGVNA; encoded by the coding sequence GTGACCGATTCCGTCGATGTGCTGATCGCTGCAGACCGCCTGCCGAGCTACGCCCACCCGGGCGATGCGGGCGCTGATCTCCACGCTTCCGATTCCGTCGTACTCGGCCCGGGGGAGCGTGCCACGGTCGGCACGGGAGTCGCGGTCGCACTGCCCGACGGGTACGTCGGCTTCGTGGTGCCGCGATCGGGCCTCGCCTTCAAGCACGGCATCACGATCGTCAATGCGCCCGGCACCATCGACGCCGGCTACCGCGGTGAGATCAAGGTCGCGCTGCTCAATACCGATGCGCGCGAGGCGTACACGATCGAGGCCGGCGACCGTATCGCCCAGATCATCGTGATGCCGGTCAGTCGCGCCCGGTTCGTCGAGGTCGAGCGGCTGCCCGGCAGCGTGCGGGGCGAAGGGGGATTCGGCTCCACGGGATCCGGGGAGCACAAGACAGGAGTGAACGCGTGA